The nucleotide sequence CACCCGAATTTCCTGTGCTCTCTTCGATCATTATAGCTGGATTCTCTCTGGCGATAATCGTTGGGCTCCGAAGATGGCTTGGATCAGGTCAGAGATGGCGCCCGCAGAAGTGAAGTCGATGATTTTAGCAATCGAATCAGTTTTTTAACAGACGGGCTTTGTTAAATAAAGCCGTCAAGAGGTAGCAGGTTTGTAAGCCATTTGGATTACTGCTAGTCCATGAACTGTCAGGTGAAGGTCAACTTACTTGAAGAGACTAGAATGCTCCTTTTGGAGAAAAGCGGCATTCTCGTCTTCAATGTATTCCTGTTTGAGGTATTGCGAATTAGCAACGTCAACAAACAGATGCATTACTTCGCCAAATACTTCAAGAATGCGAGACCAGTGATATAACTCAGGCTCCTTGTTCGTTTCAAAAACATATGGTTTGCCCTTGAATGATTTTTCTATCCTCTCTCCAGTATGTCTACCATTGTTATGAGTGGTATTTCTGAGCAGTACGATTATGCAGATTACTCCATTGTATTTTTGCAAGCCTAGCTTTTTGAGAACAAAACCGGAGACATTAGTCGTAGCATCCTTGCCAGACTTGGCTGCTCTACCATTCAGGGTTCTAGATACCACTCGCAAGGAGCTATCTGTTGCAAAATGCATCAAATGCAAAAAAGCGAGTTTATGGTTTTGGTCATAATTGACGATTGCTTCAGTAATCATATTTTCGTCAAAATGTGGATTGTTGTAATGCCACCATTTTTGACTATGCAGAGATTGCTTTGATAATATCATTGCAAACAATGTCGGCTGGATTATGCTCAAACATTTTACAAATGGAGCGATTCTGATATCTGTGAGCTTAAGAAAGGGTCTAGTTTTCATCAGTGCAGTTGCTGTATCTATGTATCGCATTTGAAGCTGAGATAAACCGTTAATTGTCTCTGAGAGAGTATCAGCTTGCATTCTGGGTCCCTGACCACTTGCATTGGCCTTCTATTTCAATGCAGACATTTCAACGCACTTCCTTTCATTAAATGATAAGCAATCTCTGAAGCTAACCTGGATGCAGTCGCGATATGGAGCTTTCAGAGCAAGAGTATGACTCCATGCTCTCTTCACCGGCCTTTCGCTTTCACGTCAGGAAGAAGGATGTAGTTCTCTTCCTTAACTCAAAACACGAGAAAAAAGCAGTCTCTCAAGAGCCCAAAACGGCAAACCCTGCATAGATGTTTGAGCTTAGATTATAGAAAGCTGCGACAAAAGGCGTATGCTAATGTCTTCTCCCACACTGCCGCAATGCCTTAAAGATGCCAATGGACGTTGGAATGAGAGAGTCCAAATCTCAAATCAGCTGCGCGATACAATGGTTCTCGAGACAGTCCGGAGAATAAGGACCAACCTTGAAGCAATAAAAGCGCTCCTGAAGACTCCAGGCCATGAAGAAATTTGTGGCGGGCTCTACACATTTGCTATTGAAGAATATGGCAAGATATTGCTACTGCAGAACTGCGGAGATTCCCCTGTCATAGATTTGAAGTACAAGAATGGCTTCAGAAAGCATGAGGCCAAATTCGAACTTGCTATCAATGACCTTTCTGATGACTGCCTCAAAATAGAGTCGGGAGGCTACACAGATGCCGGCTTCACGAGTACTGGTTACACTAAGGACAAAATAGCAGACCTGGATGCACGGCTTGGCATATTCTATATGGATTTCACTGACGATGTTAGTCATATCAAGCCAATACCTAGCGTTAGCAGGGCATCGCTGGAGGGGTCGCTAGAGTCCTTCGAGTGTCATCTGAATCAAAAGTTCTCACAATAGTGCAAATGACTCGAAAGCATAAGGCCCATCCAATACCACTGCACGGCATTGCGAAGAGCAACGAACGTCCAAAGCAGTCAGAAAGAAGTGCTATTTAGATTTCATTTCTTATAGCAATCCTACTCTATCTTGTCACACTGGACTGCTATTTTGCAACTTCTTTTGCTTGGCAACGTGACCGACGGCAAAGAGTCAGATTACAATAGCGACGTGAGTCCTGTCATGAAGGCAAGTAAAGTTAATCGATACAGCTGTTGCGCTGCAGGTAGCAGCTTGGGAACAAAGGTTGTGCGAATGATTTGGAATCGCTGAGACAGGATCAGGTTCACAAATACAGTAGTTGATTTTGCGTCACATCACGTTTTAGCCTTAATGAACTTGTCGCAGGCTCGTACGACTTCAGCCAGATAATTACTCACTTCCGACCATGAAGTTTTTTCATATTCCCAGTCTCGTATCCTAATCACAATTTCCTCCTTGCTTGACGAGGTTGTCATTCGGTTGAAAACTTCAATGTATGTGTTCAACGTTTCAAGGGAATAAAGATGTGTCACCATACCTTCCATACGCACACCCTCAAAAAAATTTCCGTACAGTTCTTCCTTCTGCAAGAACCACTCTGTCTTCATTACTGCCTGCTTGAACAAAGACAGGTCAATCGGAGGAATCACGGAAGACGTGGTTGTACCGTTATCCCTTATCGCGAGTGCAGTCTGCAAGAGAGCCGTTTTTGCTGCCGCGGCTGATATCATGAGAGTCTGAACATCACTTACTCTCTCTCGAAGCTTGCTGTAGAGATTGGTTACTATGGATCTGATAGCCGGTTTACTCGAACTTCCGAGCCTAATGTAATAAACGCAAGAACCTCTCACTTGATAGGGCTTGTTGAAGTCTTCAGTATCTATCTTAATTGCCATATAGAATTTTTTGCCATCATCTATTCGCTTGAGCTCGAAAGTGGGGGTTGGGTCAACATTGTATGCTTTGCTCGCGATAGCTTGTCCAATCTTGTCGGCCATTTCAATATCAAAACCATTCTTATAAAAAGGAGTCTTCCCATGAACCTGACTCTTATTTTCGTCTATCCCCAAGACTATTGTCCCACCTTCTGAATTTGCAAAAGCGCAAAAATCATTTTCTAGATCCGGAGGCACCTTGTTGCCTCCCCAAGGCCCTTGTCCCTTAAAATCAAAAGTTTCATTCTCGATATCTTGGATGTGCAGAAGCGCCTCGATTTTTTGGAGCGTCCAAGCAGACAACTCAGATGGGATAGAATACTCGCTCATGCTAGAGCAGCTTGAGTTATGATATATCAAGTTTTGAGAGGCTATGGCGCCTTCAGAGTGTAAGAGCTGAGTCAGAAAGTTAACTCAGGTATTGCCTTGTAGTATTCAGTCATCTTGAGCCAGTCAAGCGCGGCAGGCTTGCTATAGGTCTTAGAATAGCCTCACAGATAGTTTGTAAATTCTTCATAGAACAGTGAGCTCAAGATGTAGAGCCGACAGGGACCTTCAAGATGTAATAGTACTCCCGGGTTTTTTGTCATGGATTCGCTCGCATTATTCCCACTTTAGCAGGATGTCCATGCCCCTGCTCCGTGTCCTCAATACCGAGCTTGTTGGGTAGGACTGTGAGATGTAAATTTGATGTCTGAGCTTGTGGCTTTGCCTCCAAAGGTACTCATGGTCGGTATAGAACTTGCGCCATACGCAGAGGCGTGATTCGCGCCTGTTCTGTTTTCAGATGCGGATTACATGACATCCGGGACTAGCCCGTTCTCTTTCAATAAACGACTGAATCATCTGGGCCGGTCCAGGAATTGTTAAATAAATCCATAATGCGCTACAATTAGACGTTGGACAAAGAAGGCGTAAAAATTAGCTATAAACCAGCAGATGAAGATAGGGAAGACAAGAGGCTATTTGCTCCAGAACAAAAGGTGGGCTCATTTCTCACTCGCGGTCAATACACTCTTCCTGAGCGAAATCTTTCATATCGTCATATCCGATTATTTATTAATGCACAGGACAAGAATATTGAGGACAAAATCCTGAAGGTAGTCTACGAACTGCCTACTGATTTTCTGCAGAACAAAGCCACCGTGAATGATAGATCATCGGATTTCTCTTTAGAGCTAGCTGTTAAGGAAGTGAAATTCGAGGTCAAAGCTAAAATATTTTGGCGCGAGAAAAGCCGGTCACCCACCACGCTCGACACCACAGTCAACTTGGATTGAGGCTATTGATTTGAGCAAAGGTTTGCTCCCTAGGCGTCGACTATTCATATTAGTTGCATTTGCATGTATTTTCGGGTATTTCATTGATTGTACCTGCCTTGTGAATCCGGCAGATGCAAGATTCGATGACTTAATTCATGCTTTTCCTGACTCTGCTTTGTTCGTATTCCACCAATCAGATTCTGTCAACGAAAAATCAGCAAATTTGTACATCACGTCTGATACAAATGCAACCGACATCAAAGCTATCTTTACAGATCTTCGTTCTACCAGGGGAGACACCATTCAGTCTGTGCACTTATCCTTAAACCCATCACGATTCAACGTCTCAGTTCTCGACATGAAGTCGGTTGAAATCAAGGCGGCATTAGACAGCTCCAATTTCATTCCTGGAATATATGCAGGGAAGGTTACCTTACTCTCAAATGAACATGCGGCTGTAAACATACCAATCGAGCTTAGAGTAATTGACGATGCGGCCTTAATTAATTCAGTTGCGCCTCACCCTGCCGCCATTAAATTTGATTTTGGGTCGGATATGCCGAAGACGAACTATATTGATCTTTTCTTAACTACAAATAACACCTTACGGAACGTAAATGCCAGCTTCAGTGATCTCCGATCTGATAATGGCACCATAATGCAGCACAGCGTGCTTAGTTCTTCGCCAAGCAAAATGAATATCACTGCAATTTCGCCGACTTTTTTGAGAGTCGCGGCGGATGTTGGGGGAGGCACCTACATACCTGGAAATTATCAAGGTTTTCTAAAGTTAGATTCTCTTGGTTCTGATACTTTCATACCTATCACAATTGTTATTGAGACTCCAAAAATCTGGTACGACGGATACGGAATCGCATTTGTTGTGGTAGGTATTGCGTTAAGCGTATTCCTGATACTTGTGCGCGAAGGATCGCGTATTAAAGAAAGTCTGGAAGAATCTGCATCTTCAGCATTAAATGCCCTTACAGCAGCCATATCCAGTAATCGCCAGAGCAAGCAGGAGTTCTTTGCCGGGCTTGAAAATATCGATAAAGGCATCTATGCTTCTCGCAAGAATAATTACACAGAGGCTATATCATATCTTACAAAATCAAAGGGATTTTTTGACAGAGCTACCAATAAAGGTCCCCAAGTTTTGGTCGCAGAATTTCCTCATGTCGAAGATGTCGAGCGAATGGCTAATGGTTCATTAGGGTCTTCGGCGGCAATAAGGTCTGTCTTCCGCGGGGATAGACTATTTTTTGTTGCTTTTTCCATCGTAATGACAATAGTGGTTCTTACAACTTTGCAAACTGTGTCCCCGGACGTATTGAAGCTCAATAATTTTGGAAGTGCTATAGCAGCAATACTCGTTGGCTTTGGAAGTCCTGCAATCGCGAATCAACTTGTTCCCCTATTCAAGAAGTGAACAATACCTCAAGTCGCTTCTACCCCACAGCTGGTTTAGATTACATTAACTAGGTCTTGGCGCGTTGGTGTCTTGGGTTTGGCAATTTTGGCAGATCACTCGATTGAAACAAGATATAAGTCACACTGGTAACTCAGGCGCATGGCGCGTTAGCTTGGGCGCAAAGGCTAGGAATTAGGACACTGGTAATTATTTAAGAAAGCACCAAGTATCACGTTTATGAAAACTCGCATAATCAGGTTCATTGAATGTGAGCTTGATGGCAATTGGGCTTTTACTGCACCTGATAGCGGTGCAACACACTCTGTCAGTCCAAATTCATGGCTTGAAGCAAAGAAAAGAGTAATCTACTCGCAAAAAGACGATGCGAAGTTAACAATCACGGTCGATTCAAAACTATATGAATACTTTTTCAATAAGGGAAAAGTGGTTATCTTTGATGATGGTCTGCTCTTAATGGATGCAGATTCAACGACAAGAAAATAAGGGCAAGTTCAGTTCACCGGCTTCATCCAGCTGCTATCCTTTCTGTGAGATAGCCAATGGAACCCATTGATTGAAAGAATATCGTTTATCTCTCTCTCCATTCCCGCTTTTCACATTGTTGGGTTGGCTGCGGATTTTCATCTTTTTGATGGGCTGTTAAGTTACGGAAGATAATAAAAATTGAGATATTGGACGTCCGCCACAGATTTGACAACACCGAGTTAACTTAAGTAAGACGAAGAGCTAGATCCCATTACACATAGCTTTGATAAAATTGGCAGTCCTAATCATTGGCCTTTCAATAGCTATAGCGGTTAGCGTCGTTGGATTGTTTTCCGCTTCGGAAAGTTCTGTTGCGCAGGTTGTTGGTACCCCACCGCCCGTTCATCCCACTATTGTAGCGCCAGCCAACACTGTCACTCCTGCGGCTCCAAAGCAACCGCTTCCAACAGGCGGCGACTTGGTTCGATTTCATGCGATAGTTACAGGACCGTCGCCTCCAATTTTGCAGTATATAAAAACAGTCAATGTCACCTCTAGCGAAACAAAAGCTGTTCAGGCACTATTCAACATACTTGATGCAACTGATCACCAACAAGTCTGGCCGCATCAGTACTTGGACGATATGTCGCTTGAAGATTACAATACTATGACCAAATTGTATCCATTCTCAGATGTTAGCCAGCTTTCTGGCGTGGACCCTAATGGGACACCGATGCATGCCGCTGCCTTCAATGTTACAGATACTAACACCATGTACGTGATATTTGCTGACAAGTGAGATCAATTTTTTCTTGATCTCTTGCTCTCTCAATGGCGAACCGCCAATGAGATAGCATCCTCAGCAAGTGTAACCGGTGCGGGCTTGTCTGGTATCCAACGTTGCAAGAAGGTGGCAGACTGCCAAATGGTTATTGGAAATGCGAGAACTGCTGTAACGCGCAGCAATAGCCTGACTCCTTTTTGTTTGACTATGAAACGAAAGGAAGCTGCCAGTAGAGAAGGTTGCAATAGGCAGAAAATCATGATCTGGAGTCGTGTGTTTGCTGCTTGCCAGCAACAAAACCAGACCGTGTTTGACACGTACGAGATTGGCAGAATATGAGCGAAAACTATTAACTTTCATAAGGTTTCAGTGTATTCTTCAAATGATGGGCAGAAGTCAATTTTGTCTTCTTCAACTCTTAGCATCTGAGCAAGCCGAGTGACTGGAGCTCTGTTTCGATTTACCCCTGTTAATTTTGTATTTGTCTTGACATTACTTGCAATTGCTTCGCAGAATCTTTTATCTTCTGGCCGCAGCGAGCTTCCGATAATTACTAGATCCGAACATCTTTTCAGATAACCTTCAGCCATATTCCAGACTCGCTTATACTCTGCATTCTTCTCAAAGTCCTTATTATTGCCGAGTGGTGGTATAATCACCGGTTCATCATAATCCATTCCTGACCTTAGCAACGAAGAAAGAGAATAGTTGCATATTTCTAATGCACTTGGAATCCTAAGTTGACTCCATGTCTTATTTGAATGGATTACCGGGGCGACTTTCTCTAGAAGCTTTTTTACACCACTAACCCCGCCAAAGGAAGCCAAGCTATCAAATTTGTTGAGCCAGTTAATTGAGCCATGTATTTTTGCTATTGGTATTTCATTCTTCTCAAAGCTGGCTTTCTCTGAGAGAAGGTAATCATATGTAAATCCTTTCTGTACTGCTATACTCTCAAACAGAGTGTCATAATTGGTCGTTATGACTGTGAACGGGTTGTCCGGAAAACTTTCAATAATTCTTTGATAATTATTCGAGTGTGGGTTATGCGCAACTGAGAAATGCCTTACTATGTCCCAGACAAAATACCATGCTTCACCTATGGCGCCAGCATACAAGAGACGGTTAGAAAATGAGCTGGAGTCTGTCGTAATTACAGGTCTATCTGCGATATGGTAAGCCCAATCAATAAACTCTTCAGCGTCAAGTTCGATGGTCCGTTCATCATATGCTGTAGTCTTGACATTTTCGATATAGTACTTCAGCCTGTCGCATAACCGAGGATAATAATCAGAGGATAGTAATCCCAATCTAAAACCCTCTCGAAACAGTAAACGTGTAATTGGAGGCTTTTGGCATTCTTGAAGCATTGGATCGTAGCCCGCGGCCGCGCCTGCGCCCAGAATAAAGCACCGTTGCATAGTATGAGATTTGTAAGCTGCTATTTAGAACAGCCGAAAAGCTAAATCCAAGCCATCTGATTACTCGTTAGCTTGAGAGTAATTATGGCTGCCC is from Nitrososphaera sp. and encodes:
- a CDS encoding pYEATS domain-containing protein, coding for MDKEGVKISYKPADEDREDKRLFAPEQKVGSFLTRGQYTLPERNLSYRHIRLFINAQDKNIEDKILKVVYELPTDFLQNKATVNDRSSDFSLELAVKEVKFEVKAKIFWREKSRSPTTLDTTVNLD
- a CDS encoding SIR2 family protein, which encodes MGLLSSDYYPRLCDRLKYYIENVKTTAYDERTIELDAEEFIDWAYHIADRPVITTDSSSFSNRLLYAGAIGEAWYFVWDIVRHFSVAHNPHSNNYQRIIESFPDNPFTVITTNYDTLFESIAVQKGFTYDYLLSEKASFEKNEIPIAKIHGSINWLNKFDSLASFGGVSGVKKLLEKVAPVIHSNKTWSQLRIPSALEICNYSLSSLLRSGMDYDEPVIIPPLGNNKDFEKNAEYKRVWNMAEGYLKRCSDLVIIGSSLRPEDKRFCEAIASNVKTNTKLTGVNRNRAPVTRLAQMLRVEEDKIDFCPSFEEYTETL
- a CDS encoding ATP-binding protein, coding for MSEYSIPSELSAWTLQKIEALLHIQDIENETFDFKGQGPWGGNKVPPDLENDFCAFANSEGGTIVLGIDENKSQVHGKTPFYKNGFDIEMADKIGQAIASKAYNVDPTPTFELKRIDDGKKFYMAIKIDTEDFNKPYQVRGSCVYYIRLGSSSKPAIRSIVTNLYSKLRERVSDVQTLMISAAAAKTALLQTALAIRDNGTTTSSVIPPIDLSLFKQAVMKTEWFLQKEELYGNFFEGVRMEGMVTHLYSLETLNTYIEVFNRMTTSSSKEEIVIRIRDWEYEKTSWSEVSNYLAEVVRACDKFIKAKT